The Devosia sp. MC521 genome segment TCGGCGGCGGTTTTCAGCGGGCGACACGTCGAAAATGGATCACGCTAACTATCAGATTGTATTCACTTATTGTGGTCGCGATTGGTTTAGTTCGCCTCAGCCGCGGATATGATTTGATCTATGCCAACAGCATGAAGGCGGCGGTGATTGCGGTTCTAACTAAGCCTTTCCATCGGCGAAAAATGGTCTGGCATTTACGTTCCCTATTGGTCCCCGAGCATTTCTCGCCGCTGGCGCGTTTGGTCGCCCGATGGTGCGGCAATTGGGGGCTGATCTGGTAATTGCTAACTCCGACGCAACCGCCCGCGCCTACCAGAGTAATGGCGGTAAGTGCTTACCGCTTATAGCTTATAACGGCTTTACTCTCGAAAAATTCAGACCTGAAATGCGGGCAGACCTGCGCGCGCAACTGGTCGCCGAACATGGTTTAGACCCCATGCGCCCGATCATCGGCATGATTGGCCGCATTGGGCCTTGGAAGGGCCAAGCGCTGGCACTTTTGGGCCTCTCGATGGGCACCGACTGGCAATTGCTGGTCGTTGGCGAGGCACTTTTTGAGAGCGAAAACTTCAGGCAGGATTTTCACGAGAGTGCCACTCGCTACACCCAAGCCGGCGATGTTTTCTGTATCGGGCACCGGGACGACATTGCCGAGATCATGGGCGGGGTGGACGTTGTCATCCACGCATCAACTTTGCCCGAACCCTTTGGGCGAGTCATCGTCGAGGCCATGCTGGCCGGAACGCCCGTGATCGCCAGCAACGGTGGGGGCGTGCCAGAAATTGTGCAGAACGGCGTCAGCGGGCGATTGATCGCGCCCAATAGTGCCACGGCCCTAGCTACGGCAATAGAAGCGGCCCTGCGCGAGACCGAGCAGAGCCTGAGAATGGCGGTTGCGGCGCGGCGTTACGCCGAACAGCATTTTGCGCTTGAGCTCACATTGCCGCCCGTCTGGCTGGCACTCCGGTCCGTGGCGGCACAGCCAGACGGGACGGACCGGAGTGCCAGCTCTCGCTGCAGGCGCGCATGAGAGCAGCATTAAAGGGTGACACCGCT includes the following:
- a CDS encoding glycosyltransferase, whose protein sequence is MRADLRAQLVAEHGLDPMRPIIGMIGRIGPWKGQALALLGLSMGTDWQLLVVGEALFESENFRQDFHESATRYTQAGDVFCIGHRDDIAEIMGGVDVVIHASTLPEPFGRVIVEAMLAGTPVIASNGGGVPEIVQNGVSGRLIAPNSATALATAIEAALRETEQSLRMAVAARRYAEQHFALELTLPPVWLALRSVAAQPDGTDRSASSRCRRA